TGAACATATTACCAAAAAACAAAAGCATATTTTTGACAGACTCAAAAAATGATCGCAAATACGAAACAAATGTAATTTTCTAATGATACAATTAAATTTGCCAGAGTGGAATGGTTACATTCTTTGACTCCAAGGTAGAGCTAAAGTCCTCGTAACGCCACAATCTACTCCGCGATGCTGGATTTTCTGGACATTCTTGACGAACAATTTCCTTTCCCATTTCTTGCAATAGATCATGCATATGAATTTCCTCCTCATTTTTTATAATGAGTGATTTGTCCATCAAAGCTTGAATCCCAATTCCAGCAAAAAATCCACAACAATTTAGAACTTCCATTACAAAATCTAGTTTCTTCCCATGAAAGAAACAAGCAATGtgcaaaaatatttctttctctTCTTGGTCTAATCCATCAAAACTTATTTGAAGAATCTTTATAATTTCAAAAGATGACACTCTTGTCAATCTATCCAATCTATCCAAGGTATCTTCCCAGAAGGTTACATCACGGGATCGCAAAAAAGAAGCTAGTACTCTGATTGCCAACGGAAGACGATCAGCATATTCCAGTACTCTGAGAATCAACTCAGTATAGACCTCATAATTGGTAGCATCAGGACAAGCACTCAGGAACAGTTCACGAGCTTGAGCTTTATTCAACAATGGAATCTCGTAAATTTCATCTACTCCGTATGCAGTCAAAATATGTCTATTCCTGGTGGTTATGATAATCCTACTTCCGTTCCCAAGCATGTTACGATTTATAGCCAATAACTCCAACTGCCTTGGCACATCAACATTGTTAAGGACTATAAGGATCTTTTTCCCATAAAGCCTTCTTCTTAAGAAGCCAGACATTTCAAAAGGACTGTACATATCTGAAAGTTCTTCAAtgaaaaattgacagaggatttgTTTCTGCAAAGCAGTAGCACCACCAACTCTGTAAACCTGGCTTACGTCCTGAATAAAACAAGCACCCTCAAATTCCTGAACGATTCTGTCATACAAAGCTAAAGCATGGGTTGTCTTTCCAGATCCACCCATGCCCAGTATTCCGAGCACTAAAACACAATCATCCTCTAATTTCAAAAGCTCTTCTAGCATAGCTAAACTGGATTGTATACCAACTGGACTGTGGCTACTAAGCCTCGAGAATTTAGGGCATAATCGTTCCACTGTCTGAATGATATTTCCAATCGCTTCAATCTCTGGCCTAAAAGGGaaagattaaaaaataagaaaccaAACATATATCTTTTCAAGATGATTTGTAATAGCTTAACTATGATAAACTAAGATGCAGACTCAGCCTGATTAAGCATGGAATGCTTAGTGGTTTGCACAAGATAAGTTATGGCTTGCCTAGAAATGATCAAGTTCCTGTAAAGTATGACTTTACTCACCTTGTAGATTAGTCATGTACTTCAAAGCTTCCCTCCACTTTTGAACCTTAAGGGGATGTTGTTTGAATTCCTTCGTATATGAAACAAACGCTTTCTCATAAGGGCCGGTTTGTCTTCGAACATCCCTAGGATGCACATCACAGAAAACTGGGATGACAGTTTGATTTAGTTCCCAGTGACAATCAACTATGGTAGCCATTTCCTCCAAAGAGCAAGTTGAGTCAGCATAATCTCTTGTGAAGACAACTATAAGAATCCTGGAATCTTTAATTACTTGGAGGTCCTGTGAAGGAATGGAGTCTCCTCTCTCAGTCTCCTTTTCACTCTTGAAGGTGGAAAATCCTTTCTTGGTGAGATAATGGTAAAGGTAGTCAATAAATGTGTAGGGAGTGTGGGTGCGTCTGAGACTGAGAAACACGTCATATTTGTTGGATTCCTGCAATGATGGTCTTCTTTCAGTGGATTCTGGATTTTTATGAGTAGATCTTGAAATTTGGAATTTATAAACCAGTGTGTCCCGCACGGCCTCAACTATTCTTTCAATCCCTTCGGCTTCAGCGCTGAAAGAGGAACAGAAATAATCTGTCATACCAAAACAGCAATAAGATCACTAATCTCTTGCAAAGAGAAAAACAATGGTTAGTTTATATACATACCGATCTCTTAAAATTAAACCTCTTAAATCGGTCAAATACGTCATAGCACTCTTCCATTTGTAGATCTTGTCAGGctcttctttgaatctctcccTATGCGAATCAAACGCATCCTCGTATGCCCCAATTTGATATCGAACATCACATGGATCTACATCATAGAAAACTGGGAGAAGTTCCCGCTTCATCTCTTTGTGACAATCAACTATAGCGACCAGATCGTCCAAACACCAAGTTGAGCTAGCATAACCTTTTGAGAACACAACGATAGAAATCCGTGAACCTTTAATTGCTTGCAGGGGCTCTGATGAAATGCTTTCTCCTCTGTCTAAATGCACATCGTCTTTGAAGGCGAAAACACCTTCTTCCATGAGACGATGGTAAAGATGATCAATAAAACTTTTGCGGGTATCAGCACCTCTGAAACTCAGATACACATCATATTTATAAGCCCGCGGAGAAGACGAACTCCCCTCGGTCATAATTGACTTTGACTTCTGAGGAGCAAGATCGGAAGCTGAATATTCCTGGCTCAATCTTTGAGAGGATCCTGGATTTTCTAGCACGGCTAAATTGGATCGTATCCCAACTTGACTATGGTCAATCACTTCATTCTCTGGCCTGAAAGGGAAAGATTAAAAAGTAAGAAGCCAAACCAAAATGCAGACTCCGCCTGATTAAGCATGGAATAAGTAAGGGTTTTAACAAGATAACCCCGAAATCCTCAACATAGAACAGACTATGTAAAAGTATGGTTTAAATACGTACTCATCTCTTAGAAACACACTGAAATCAGGTTTTTCAACAAGATTTATGCAGCCTTGCAAATTTAAGAACTTAAGCTTAAGAGTCCCAATAGAATAATGAACAGTGGATAAACTTGTACATTCTCCGAGATCAAGGTGCTCAAGATTCGGTAGTCCTACTCCTGTAAAATCTGGCTTGGTTTCCGGTTTTTTGCAATCGTAGTTACATCCAACATCAAGATCGAGGATGACCAATCTACAACAGTTACGGAAACTCAAGTAAGCAAGTTCTTTAAGAAGTCCAATAGATGAATCCACTCGCACTAGATTTGTGCATCCTCTGAAATCTAGCCGCTTAAGACTTGGGCTCCCTTCAAAATTTGGCGTCTCCATGAGCTCTTTTGAGTAACTCAAATCCACCCTTTCCAAACTTGGGAAGATCTGTGAACACAATTATTAGCTACCGTGTCATTTTGTTATATTAAATCTCTTACCTTTGATACCATCCAGAGTTATAAAATGTATTTTATTGGTGTAGAATCCAAAAAGATATAAAAACAATTCCGCATTATACAATTAGAAAACAATATTATGTAACATAATTTACTTCTGATACATTATCAAGATTGTTTTATACTATCACTAAAGCATTAATGTAGAATATCACGGTTACATTTGGTGTAGAAGAAAACATGGGTCAAATAATGCCAAGATGCTCCAGATAAACGGGCCAGTCCTAATCCCCTGACTTAGGCGGGTCAGCTGACCCGTTTAACAACCCTAAATGTAGTGTACTCCTTAAATCCCATATGgcctaatataatattttatctcAACATCATCATCCTGCGATATTGAGCTAATTTTTTTGTAAGTTTTTTACTGTTTAATATTGAGTCCTATAAGTTATTGCTTGCCTAATAGTTATGCAATAAGCCAGATATAGCGATTCTTCTAGAAAAAAGTGCAGCGAAGATAAAGCAAAAAGAACTATCCAGCAACTTGGTTTTGAGTATTCCTTAGTAGAAGATGCCCAAGGCTCTGTTGGGGGTATATGGATTTGTTGAAATAGAAATGATATGGATATCAGTATGGTAGAATCTCACAACCAAATGACCAATACATCCATGTGAAGATCAAAGAAACTGACAGGAAGGAATAGTTTTTATCAACTATTTATGTGGACCCTCACTATCAGAGAAGAAGAACCATATGGCCAAAGTTGTTGAACATAGCAAATTCAATAGATGGCTCATGGCTCATGGCGGGAGACTTTAATGAAATCAAGGACACGTCCGAAAAGAAGGGAGGAGCTTATATTGATATAAGGGCATGCAATGCTTTTGTGAACTGGATTAATAGTTGTGGGCTTATTGGCCTTGGATCCATAGGGTCGAGATATACTTGGAGAGGACCTAAATAGGAAGGCTATGACAGAGTATTTAAAAGATTAGACAGAGCTCTTGCAAATCAATGAAAGACCAAATTTTATGAAGTAGTGGTGAAAGTATTAACCAGAGCAAATTCTGACCGCCATCCCTTTCTCATCACCACGGAAAGAAACACTAGCAGTACCAGCTTTCCAAAATACTTTGAGGAATAGATGAGATAACCAGGACCATCTTACCACGACGCTTAACAATTTGGAGAAAAAACTGACTATATGGAATATAAATTGCTttggaaagagaaaaaagaaagctcCTAAACATGCTATCAAGAATACAAAAAAGTCAAGCATATGGAAGGAACCATTCTTGAAAAAATTGGAGCGAAAGCTGACTAAGGAGTTAAAATGATATTCTAGACAAAGAGGAAGCATATTGGATGCAAAAATCAAGAGAGAAGTGGATAGTGGATGGAGGTAGAAATACAAGATTTTACCATACAAAGGCCAtcataagaagaaagaaaaatagaaatttaaagcTTAAAAATAGTAATGGAAGATGGATTGAGAATGAAGAATCGCTTGGAAAGCACAAAATCATGCATCTCAAGAGCCTCTACCAAGAAAAAGTAAGTATAGTTCCTTTTGAGCTCGATAGTCCTAATTTTGATTTTGGTGATTGCAGGACAATGATGGAAAACTCAAATATAGCAGAAGTCAAAAGAACAGTTTTCAGCATTGGATCCATGAAGGCCCAGAGAGTGATGGATTTTCCACGCTCATCTACAAAAGGAATTGAGATATCATGAAGGAAAAAGTGTTTGATTTCATTGTTTCTTGCTAGAATGAGCCAAAGCTCATTCAACAAGCTAACTCCACACTCACAGGTCTGATTCCAAAAATCAACAACCTGGAGTACATAAGTCAATTCAAACTGATCGCTTTGTGCAACATGAGTTATAAGATCATCTCTAAAATCTTTGTTGAAAGGATCAAGCCTCACTTGGAAAGCAGAATTGCAATCCATCAATCCAACTTCATACCAAGAAGGAAAATTCAGGATAATATCATTATTGCGAAGAAGTTTATGCACACGAtgaaaagaatgaaagaaaaaaaaagcaattcGTGGCTATAAAGATAGATTTTGAGAAGGCGTATGGCAGGTTGAACTGGAATTTTATCAATATTAGATTGAAGGAATTCAAATTACTAGATAAGGTGATTGAGATTGCGATAAACTATATAACTAGCATGGTCTACAATGTACTATGGAATGGGAACAAGATAGAAGATTTTCAACCTAACAGAGGGTTAGACAAGGAGATCCGATATTCTCTTACCTCTTTGTTATATGCATGGATAAGTTATCTCATATCATAGATGAAAGGGTGTTTCAAGGATTGTGGAACCCAATTGGAGTTGGCAGATTGGGGCGAAAAATTTTACATATGATGTTTGCTGACGACTTACTCCTATTCGCAGAAGTTTTAATTGAATAGATGAAAATCATTAAAGAGAGATTATAAATATTTTGCAAGGCATCAGGCCTGAAGATCAATGAAGAGAAAACCTCAATAATGTTCTCCAAAAGCACCGATGCGATTACCTGAAGGAATATTGTGGGATTGGCCAATTACAAGGAACAAAAGGAACTCAGAAGGTACCTAGGATCGACAATCATCAATTGTAGGAAAGGTAAGGCAAAATTCAAGGATGCACTTAGAAGATTGCAGAGCAAATTGAAAGGATGGAAAGCTAAATGCTTATCACTGGCTGGAAGACTAACTCTAGCCTAATCCTTGATCAGTCTGTTTTTGAATTACCATATGTAGCACGATAGAATATTGAAAGGAATATGATAGGAAGTAGAGAAAATTCAGAGGAGTTTCATTTGGAGAGATGAAACCAACTACAAAAAGATGAATCTTAGAAGTTGGAAGACTTTATACCAACCTAAACATGAAGGAGGAATGGGATTCAGGAAGTTAACCTCTATGAATGATGCTTTCCTAGCCAAGGTCTTATGACAACTCCATGAGGACTCTAATCAACTCTGGACGAAAGTATTTCTCCACAAATACTGTGATGGGAATGGAGAGGAAAGCGAGGTGCATGCTAAAAGCACAAACTCAACCCTATGGAGAGAACTAATGAAGCTGAAACCTTTAATCTAGTCAAATTCTTTTAGAAGTATCAGGAATGGGCTATCCACCAAGTTCTGGACAGATCATTGGGTTGATGGAGAAGATACTTGGAAGCATAGGCACTGACACAGAACATTGACACAAACAATTTCATCTGGGAGTGAACTAATGAAAAAGGAAAGTGGAATTTAGAACTGTTTAAGAACAACCTACTTATTACAATAGTTCATAAAATTACTACTATTCCTCCACCACACTAAGATGATGATGACAACATAGGGTGGAAAACTTTAGAAGACAAGGAATTTTCAGTGGGATCTATTTTTAGGGCTATCATAATTAGACTAAACCAACGAGGAACAACTAGAGCAAAATATGAAAGTGGAAAGGAACTCAGAAAGCAAAAGTTTTTGTGTGGACTGCAATGTATAAAAGAACCCTAACTAACCAGAGGAAAGCCAAGATTTTTGGGGGTGATGAAAATTGCAACTACTATCACGGAGTGCAAGAAAACCTAATACATGCTCAGAGATTGTCAGAAGGCTTAAAACGAATAAATATCTTATGACATTAAGTAtataattaaacaataaatatgtTCTTAAGAAACTATGTTGAAAATCCAAATTACTGGTCAATCCTATTGTCTTTTTAAGACTAattataacaacaataacaacaataccaAAAACAACAataccaaaaacaacaacaacaaagccttgttctACTAGGTGAGgttggctacatgaatcaaacgacatcattgagctctatcatgtatcatgtctacagagagaccatttacatgtagatctcgtttgactatTTCATGGatagtcttcttaggtcttcctcttcCTTTCACCCCTTgttcatcttccatctcatccaccttcCTGACTGGGTGCTCTATTGGTCTTCTTCTcatatgtccaaaccacctgagatatGATTTTACCATTTTTCCCATAATAGgtgctactctctctctctctctctctctctctctctctcttttatatctccattccttattctatccaattgcgtatgaccactcatccatctcactcatccatctcaacatatTC
This region of Arachis hypogaea cultivar Tifrunner chromosome 8, arahy.Tifrunner.gnm2.J5K5, whole genome shotgun sequence genomic DNA includes:
- the LOC112707223 gene encoding disease resistance protein Roq1: MLNQAEPEIEAIGNIIQTVERLCPKFSRLSSHSPVGIQSSLAMLEELLKLEDDCVLVLGILGMGGSGKTTHALALYDRIVQEFEGACFIQDVSQVYRVGGATALQKQILCQFFIEELSDMYSPFEMSGFLRRRLYGKKILIVLNNVDVPRQLELLAINRNMLGNGSRIIITTRNRHILTAYGVDEIYEIPLLNKAQARELFLSACPDATNYEVYTELILRVLEYADRLPLAIRVLASFLRSRDVTFWEDTLDRLDRLTRVSSFEIIKILQISFDGLDQEEKEIFLHIACFFHGKKLDFVMEVLNCCGFFAGIGIQALMDKSLIIKNEEEIHMHDLLQEMGKEIVRQECPENPASRSRLWRYEDFSSTLESKNEASKVKAIVLYEDTSISKHEDLNIEGLSKMTNLELLILYNQHFSGKLTSLPNKLRYLLWDGYPFSSLPSLEPYNRLVQLNLPNSRIKRLWNGSQVFRSLERVDLSYSKELKETPNFEGCPSLKRLDLTGCTNLVQVHPSIGHLKELAYLSFRDCDKLVTLNLDHKCKLSSLKVLDLYSCKNLKNTPDFTGLPNLEHIDLGKCEGLSTVHHSIGNLEKLKFLNVPADIDLPELGGVRIIRTP